CCTGCCAGCGATAGCCATTGCACAGCCAATGAAGATTCCCGCCGGACCTATCGCTCCCGCATCGCCTCGGTCCGGGCTTTAAGCACCGGTTTCAGCAGGTAATCCAGCACACTTTTCTCACCGGTGATGATGTCCACAGTGGCCACCATCCCCGGAATGATCAGCAGCGGTTTCACATCCCCACCCAAGTGATTTTTATCGGTGCGCACCTGAATCAGATAAAAGCTGTTGCCCTTGTCATCCGTAATCGTGTCCGCACCAATCAACTCCAGCTTCGCGCTCAACCCGCCGTAAATCGTGTAGTCGTACGCACTGAACTTGACCATCGCTTTCTGCCCCGGATGCAGGAACGCCACGTCCTGCGGGCGCACCTTGGCCTCGATCAGCAGGTTTTCCTCGATGGGCACGATTTCCACCATGTCGCTGCCCGGCTGGACCACGCCGCCGATGGTGTTGACCTTCAGCACCTTGATAATCCCGTGCACCGGCGACACCACCGTCGTGCGGCTCACTCGGTCATCAATGGCAATGCTCGACGCGGTGATTTTCGACAGATCGGTACGTTTCTCATTGAGCTCTTTCGCCGCGTCCGAACGGAAGGATTGTTCCGATTCGTCGATCTTGCTTTTGATCTCGTTGATCGCCGATTCCGCACGGGGAATCGCCAGCGTCGTGGCATTCAGTGAGCCGCGAATCTCCACCGCGCTGCGTTTGAGCCGCAGGATTTCCACGGGCGAAACCGCCCCGGTACCCACCAGCGGCGCGGACATGTTCATCTCTTGTTGCAGCAGCGCCAGGCTGGAACTGAATTGACTCTGTTTCGAGCGAAACTCCGCCAGTTCCTGGGTTTTCTGCCGCAGTTGTTCGGTCAGCGTGCGCTGTTCGCTGGCCAGGCGACGTTGCCGTTGTTCGTACAGCGAGCGCTCGTCCTCGGCCACTTGCGGGGCCTTGGCGATCACCTCCGGCGACAACTTGAACGGCCGCCCCTCGGCCTCGGCGGACAGGCGTTCGACCTGCGCGGTCAACGCGTAACGATCGGCCTCGCTTTCACCCTTGTTCGACAGAAACCGTGTGTCATCCAGGCGCAGCAGCGTGTCGCCCTTGTTCACCATTTGTCCTTCGCGCACAAAGATCTCGGTGACGATGCCGCCTTCCAGGTTCTGGATCACCTGCACCTTGCTCGACGGAATGGCCTTGCCTTCACCCATGGTGACTTCCTGCAACACCGCGAACCTGGCCCAGACCACGGCGCTGATGATCAGCGCGGCGGCGAGCCATACGGTGATCCGCGACCAGCGCGGGGAATCCTGCAACGAGGCGCCGGCGGTTTCCGGCATGAACTCGCTTTCGGCACTTTTGCTGAAGCTGTCGAAGTAGCCGCGTGAACCCTGTGAAGATGCCATAAGCGGACTCCTAGACGGCCGCAGAGCCGACACGGCCCTTGCGCAGTGCATCGATGACCGCTTCTTTCGGACCGTCGGCGACGATCCGCCCGTTGTCCAGTACCACCAGCCGGTCCACCAGGCTGAGCATCGAGGTGCGGTGGGTCACCAGCAGCAAGGTTTTGCCCTGGACCCAACCGTGAAGTTTTTGCCGAAGGACATCTTCGCTGCTGTTGTCCATGGCGCTGGTAGGTTCGTCGAGCAGCATGATTGGCGGGTCGAGCAACAAGGCGCGTGCCAGCAACACCGCCTGACGCTGACCGCCGGAGAGCAATTGCCCGCGTTCGCCGACAGGCCGGTCAAAGCCTTGTGGATGTTGCCGCGCGAGTTCGGTCACGCCGGTCAGTTCGGCCACTTCCAGCATCCGCGAGTCGCTGATGTAACGCGCGCCGAGGGTCAGGTTGTCGCGCAGGCTGCCGGCCAGCAGCGGCAGGTCGTGGGCCACGTAACCAATCTGTTGGCGAAGGTCGGCGACGTCCAGTTGCCGCAGGTCCAGGCCATCGAGCAGCAACTGGCCTTCCTCCGGTTCGTAGAAACCCATGATCAGACGCCCCAAGGTGCTTTTGCCCGAGCCGCTGCGCCCGATGATGCCGACCCGTTCACCGGGTTTCAGGCTGAAACTGATGTTGGCCAGCGCTGGGGCGTTCTGGCCGTTGTAGTGAAAGGTCACGCCGCTGACGTCGAGTGCGCCTTGCAGTTGCGTGCGTTCCAGCGGCCGCTGTTTCGCGTCGCGTTCTTGCGGAAGCGACATCAGCGCATCGGTGCTTTTCATGGTCAGTTGCGCTTGCTGATAGCGGGTGATCAGCCCGGCGATCTGCCCCAGCGGTGCGAGCACGCGACTGCCCAGCATGTAGGTCGCCACCAGTGCGCCGACGCTGAGGTTGCCGGCGATGATGCTGTAGACCCCGGCGACGATGGTCGCCATGCCGGAGAACTGCTGGATGAACAGCGTGCCGTTGGTGGCCAGCGCCGAGAGGTTGCGCGCATGACTGTCGAGGCGGGTGAGGGCGCCGTGGGTGCTTTCCCATTTGTGCTGGCGCTCGCTTTCGGCGCTGCAGGCCTTGAGGGTTTCCAGGCCGCCGAGGGTTTCGATCAGCAGGGCCTGGCGTTCGGCGCCGAGTGCCAGGCTTTTTTGCACGGTGTCGCGCAGGCGCACCTGAATCACCATGGCGAACAGAATGGTGATCGGGAATGCCAGCAACGGAATGACCACCAGCCAGCCACCGAGCAGGCCGATCACCACCAGCATCAGTACGGCGAAAGGCAGGTCGATCAGGCTGGTCAGCGTGACGGCGGTGAGGAATTCGCGCAGGCCCTGGAAGTCATGGATGCTTTGGGCAAAACCGCCGATGGTCGCCGGGCGCGCTTTCATCGACATGCCAGTGATGCGTTCGAACAGCGTTGCGGACAGGATCACGTCGGTTTTCTTCCCGGCGGTGTCCAGCAAGTGTGCGCGAACCACCCGCAGCGCCAGCTCGAAACCGGTGCCGATCAGCAAACCGATGGACAGCACCCACAAGGTTGAAGTCGCCTGGTTCGGTACCACCCGGTCGTACGTCTGCATCACGAACAGCGGCACCATCAGCCCCAGCAGGTTGATCAGGAAACTCGCGAGGATTGCATCGCTGTACAGCCATTTCGACAGCTTCAAGGTGTCGCGGAACCACGCCTCCACCCGTGGCACCAGCGGCGAACGCAAGTCTTCGAGTTCATGCCGTGGCCGGGCGAACAAGGCCTGGCCGCTGTAGTTTTCGGCCAGTTCTTCACGGCTGACCCACTGCTCGCCACCGTCGGCTTCGCTCGGCAGAATCAGCAAGCGGCCGTCATCGCCGAAGCGACGCAGGATGGCGGTGCGGCCGTTGTTGAGGATCAGCATCACAGGCAGGTTGAGCGCGGAAATGTCTTCCAGGTCACGGCGCAACAGCCGCGCCTGCAAACTGGCCCGGGCCGCTGCGCGCGGCAGCAGGTCCAGGCTCAAGCGTTGGTGTGCCATTGGCAGCCCGGCACTCAGGCTGGCACGACTGACCGTCGCGCCATGAAGTTTGCAGAGGATCAGCAGACCGTCCAGAAGCGGGTCATCGAAGCTCAGCCGCGGATCGACACCGGTGTTGCCGGGTTCCATGCTGGTCACATTGATCGCTCCATTGCACTACCGCAATTCAGGCAGACGGGCTTCGTTCTTCACTTCGGTCCGGGCGATCGCATCGGCGGGCAGCACCACCCGTTGTTTGCTCAGCAACTGGCCCATGTTCGCCAGCACGCGGTACATCGAGTACTCCTCGGTGTAGCGCACTTCGGTGTAGCGGCGATTGGCGTTGTACAGCTCGTTTTCGCTGTCGAGCACGTCCAGCAGGGTCCGTTGGCCGAGGCCGAACTGGTCCTGGTAGGCCGCACGAACGCGGGTGGTGGTTTCCGCGTATTCGCGGGCGGTCGGGGTTTGTTTCCGGGCGTTGAGCATGGCGTTCCACGCCAGGTGGATGTTCTCGTTGAGCTGGCGCAGGGCGTTGTTGCGGATGTCCATGGCCTGATTGATCTTGTGTGCGTCGGAAGCCAGCCTTGCCTTGTCGCTGCCGCCACGGAACAGGTTGTAGTTCATCACGACGCCGACGCGCCATTCGTTGTCGTGGCCTTCTTCGCCGGCGATGTTGTTGTTTGCCCCCACCGCGGCTTCAGCGTCGAAGCGTGGGTAGAACGGCGACTTGGCGACTTCGTACTGGCTCTCGGCCGATTGCACATCCGCCTGGGCCGATTTCAGGTACGGGTTGTTGTCGACCATGCTCTGTTGGGCATCCTGGATCGTGGCCGGCAATTCGCCCTTGATCGACGGCAGTGTTTCCAGTTCATCGGGCATGCGCCCTGTCACGGCATAGAAATTCGCTTCGGCATCGGCCAGATCGACTTCGGCAGTATCGAGGTTGTTCTCCGCGAGTGCCCGGCGAGCCACGGATTGATCGGAGTCGGCGTTGCTGCCGATACCGCGCTGGGTGCGCAGGCCGATCTGGTCGTTGACCCGCAGGTGCGCCTGCAGGTTGTTCTTGGCCAGGGTCACCAGTTCGCGGCGCTTGAGCACTTCGAGATAGACCTCGATGGTGCGCAGGGCCAGGTCCTGCGCGGTGCCCTGAGCGTAATAGGCCCGGGAGTTGACCACGCCTTTGGTGCGCTCGACTTCGTTGGATGTGTTGAAACCATCGAAGAGCATCTGCCGCAAGCGCAGTTCCGATTGGGTGTAGTTCAGAATCTCGGTGTGGTGATTGCCGAAGGCGCGGGTGTTGGTGTTGTCGCTGTACCCGCGCCCGTAGCCGGCATTCAGGTCAACAGAGGGATAAAAACCGCCCTTGGCGACTTTCACGTCCTCATCCGCCGACAGGCGGCTGTCTACACGTGAGGCGAGTTCCGGGTGGGTGGCGATGGTGCTCTGGATCGCCTCGGTCAACGACATGGCTTGAGCCTGAGAAGTGCAGGCCATGGCCAATAGAATCGCACTGCAAACGGGGGTCAATCGGCGCATGGATACATCTCCCTGAAGTCCCAATGGTGCTTATCAGTCGCCAAATATTTGACGGCATTTATGGGTGAAACCGTTTCATACTTGTAACATCAGAGCTAAGAACATTCTCAAAAGAACCTTAGAAGTTTTTCTCATAACTGTTATGTCAAAAAAAACTTATGCGCTCTGAAAAATCCAGCACATTGTTCAATCCGAAAGCCCTTGATTTACGAGCCTTAGGGAGCTTCTTGAGGGCTGGGAAAAGTTCAATCCACTTATCGATGTGGGGCGAAGAAGTGCTGGAGGGGAGGGATGCGCTACGGTTTTTTGGGTGACGGTTTTTTGTCACTCGTTGGTTCAAAACCGTTACGCATTGCCCGTAGGTAAGGTTGTTTCGCAACAGCATTCCGATGTAATTGATTGCATTGGGTTTTATGCCGAATCGAGACACTTCGCCCATGGGCGACACGCTTGGCGAGAAGTCGCCAGGGCAGCGGCTTGTTCAGGCAAGCCGCCGCCCGGTAGACGTTCCGCCGGCCACCCGCTCACGCCATGAGCACGTTCTTCGCAATCAACAGGATGCCGACAGCGGTTGGCAGCGGAGGAAATGCACATGGCAACGCTCATCGGTATCGTCACTAAGGTCATTGGTCAGGTGTTCGCGCAAGCGAGCGACGGCACCCGACGTGCCTTGATCGAGGGGGACAGGCTGTACGCCGGCGATCAACTGGTCACCGGTGCCGAAGGCGCGGTGGCGGTGCATCTGCAAAATGGCCAGGAACTGACCCTCGGGCGTGGCAGCAGCCTGCAAATGAATTCGCAGCTGCTCGCGCATCAGGTGCCCCATGTGGAAACAGCCGAAGCGGCGACGCCGACGCAGGCGCAACTGTCCGACGTCGAACGAGTGCAAAAAGCCATCGCGGCGGGTGATGACCCGACCCAGACAGCGGAAGCCACGGCCGCGGGGCCGGGTGAACAGGGCGCACCTGGTGGTGCCGCGGGCGGTGGTCACAGTTTTGTATTGCTGGAAGAAGTGGCCGGGCGGGTCGATCCGACTGTCGGTTTCCCTACCGCCGGCTTCAACGGTATTCCTGAATTTCCCTTGGAACGTCTGGCCGGTGATCCGGATAACGGCGGTAACGCGGCTGCAGCGCCGATTGGTGCCGATGCCCCGGATGTTCCGAATGATCCTGAAACGCCAGACCATCCCGTCACCCTCAACGGCCTCGACGTGGCGGGCGGCGAACTGACCGTCTACGAAAAAAACCTCACCTACGGCACCGATCCCGATAACCCCGCCCTGACCCAGACCGGCACCTTCACCGTCAATGCGCCGGATGGCCTGCAAACCCTGACCGTCGGCGGTATCGCCATCGTCACCGCAGGCGTCGCAGCGGGCTTCCCGCAATCGGCCGAGACCAACACCGGTGCGCTGTTCACCGTCACCGGTTACAACCCGGCCACTGGCGTGGTGAGCTACAGCTACACCCTGAATTACGACAGCGATCACCCGAACGCTGGCGGTGCCAACAGCATTTCCGAGAACTTTGACGTTGTTGCCACCGATACGGACGGCAGCACCGCGACCGGCCAGATCAACGTCAACATCGTCGATGACACGCCGGACGCCAACCCAGACGCGACGTCGGTGACCGAAGGCGGCGTCGTCAGCGGCAACGTGTTGTGGAACGATGTCGCCGGCGCCGATGGCCCCTTGCTTGGCGGTGGCGTGGTCGGCGTGCGCGCCGGCTCGGACACTTCGACGCCGGTGAATGGCGGGCTCAACACCCAGATCAACGGTACTTACGGCTACCTGACCCTGGACGCCCAGGGCAACGCCGAGTACCACAGCTACCCGAACTCCGTGAACGGCCCGGGCGCGACCGACGTGTTCACTTACACCCTGCGTGATAACGACGGTGATGAAAGCACCACGACCCTCACCATCGACGTCAACAACAGCTGTATCAACAACCCGGTCACCCTCAACGGCCTCGACGTGGCGGGCGGCGAACTGACCGTCTACGAGAAAAACCTCACCTACGGCACTGACCCGGATGCCCCGACCCTGACCCAGACCGGCACCTTCACCGTCAATGCGCCGGATGGCCTGCAAACCTTGACCGTGGGCGGTATCGCCATCGTCACCGCAGGTGTCGCCGCGGGCTTTCCGCAATCGGCCGAGACCAACACCGGTGCGCTGTTCACCGTCACCGGTTACAACCCGGCCACTGGCGTGGTGAGCTACAGCTACACCCTGAATTACGACAGCGATCACCCGAACGCTGGCGGTGCCAACAGCATCTCCGAGCACTTTGACGTTGTTGCCACCGATACGGACGGCAGCACCGCGACCGGCCAGATCAACGTCAACATCGTCGATGACACGCCGGACGCCAACCCAGACGCGACGTCGGTGACCGAAGGCGGCGTCGTCAGCGGCAACGTGTTGTGGAACGACGTCGCCGGCGCCGATGGCCCCCTGCTCGGCGGTGGCGTGGTCGGCGTGCGCGCCGGCTCGGACACTTCGACGCCGGTGAACGGCGGGCTCAACACCCAGATCAACGGCACTTACGGCTACCTGACCCTGGACGCCCAGGGCAACGCCGAGTACCACAGCTACCCGAACTCCGTGAACGGCCCGGGCGCGACCGACGTGTTCACTTACACCCTGCGTGATAACGACGGTGATGAAAGCACCACGACCCTCACCATCGACGTCAACAACAGCTGTATCAACAACCCGGTCACCCTCAACGGTCTCGACGTGGCGGGCGGCGAACTGACCGTCTACGAAAAAAACCTCACCTACGGCACCGATCCCGATAACCCCGCCCTGACTCAAACCGGCACCTTCACCGTCAATGCGCCGGATGGCCTGCAAACCCTGACCGTCGGCGGTATCGCCATCGTCACCGCAGGCGTCGCCGCGGGCTTCCCGCAATCGGCCGAGACCAACACCGGTGCGCTGTTCACCATCACCGGTTACAACCCGGCCACTGGCGTGGTGAGCTACAGCTACACCCTCAATTACGACAGCGATCACCCGAACGCTGGCGGTGCCAACAGCATCTCCGAGCACTTTGACGTTGTTGCCACCGATACGGACGGCAGCACCGCGACCGGCCAGATCAACGTCAACATCGTCGATGACACGCCGGACGCCAACCCAGACGCGACCTCGGTAACCGAAGGCGGCGTCGTCAGCGGCAACGTGCTGTGGAACGACGTCGCCGGCGCCGATGGCCCCTTGCTCGGCGGTGGCGTGGTCGGCGTGCGCGCCGGCTCGGACACTTCGACCCCGGTGAACGGCGGGCTCAACACCCAGATCAACGGTACTTACGGCTACCTGACCCTGGACGCCCAAGGCAACGCCGAGTACCACAGCTACCCGAACTCCGTGAACGGCCCGGGCGCGACCGACGTGTTCACTTACACCCTGCGCGACAACGACGGTGACGAAAGCACCACGACCCTCACCATCGACGTCAACAACAGCTGTATCAACAACCCGGTCACCCTCAACGGCCTCGACGTGGCGGGCGGCGAACTGACCGTCTACGAAAAAAACCTCACCTACGGCACTGACCCGGATGCCCCGGCCCTGACCCAGACCGGCACCTTCACCGTCAACGCCCCGGACGGCCTGCAAACCCTGACCGTGGGCGGTATCGCCATCGTCACCGCTGGCGTCGCCGCGGGCTTCCCGCAATCGGCCGAGACCAACACCGGTGCGCTGTTCACCGTCACCGGTTACAACCCGGCCACCGGCGTGGTGACTTACAGCTACACCCTGAACTACGACAGTGACCACCCGAATGCTGGCGGTGCCAACAGCATTTCCGAGCATTTCGACGTGGTGGCCAAGGATGTCAACGGCAGCACCGCGACCGGGCAACTCGACGTCAACATCGTCGATGACACGCCGAACGCCAACCCTGACGCCACTTCAGTGACCGAAGGCGGCGTCGTCAGCGGCAACGTGCTGTGGAACGATGTCGCCGGCGCCGATGGCCCCTTGCTCGGCGGTGGCGTGGTCGGCGTGCGCGCCGGCTCGGACACTTCGACGCCGGTGAACGGCGGGCTCAACACCCAGATCAACGGCACTTACGGCTACCTGACCCTGGACGCCCAGGGCAACGCCGAGTACCACAGCTATCCGAACTCCGTGAACGGCCCGGGCGCGACCGACGTGTTCACTTACACCCTGCGTGATAACGACGGCGACGAAAGCACCACGACCCTCACCATCGACGTCAACAACAGTTGCATCAAAGCGTCCAGCGATAATGACGTAACCGTCATCACCAACGTGCTGTCGGGCAGCGTCGCGGTGCCGGGCGAAGCGTTGCTGGCCAACGAGACCGATTCGAAGGGCGATTCACTCACCGCATCACCGACGACGTTCAACACCGGCTGGATCGCCAAAGGTGCGGACTTCACCGGCAGCCACCAGAACTACAGCTTCACCGGCGGCAATGCGCAGTCCGTCAGCATCGCCCGCAGTGCCTTCGTCGCCAACACCGCCGCCATGACCGCGGTGCTGGTGGTCAGCGGCGCGTTGGGCGAAGTCAAACACAACACCCTCAACGACGAGGACCGCATCACCGTCACCCTCAAACAGGGTGAAACCCTTAACCTCGACCACAATCTGGCGGCCGGTCACGTCGCCATGGAGTACTCGGTCAACGGTGGTGCGTTCATTGCCATCGGCGATGGCCAGACCATCACCGCCGCAACGGACGGCACCTACCAGATCCACATCACCAACATCGACAACGACGGGCCGGGCCACAGCGGCAAGGGCGCGGAAAACTACCAGCTGACTCTGACTGTCGACTACTCCGGCGCCCACAACACCACCCCGGACTACCACGGCACCTACACCGTCAACGACCACCACGGCGGCAGCGACAGCGCCGGCGTGACCATCACCTACCAGGACGGTCACACGCTCGCCGGTACGGCGGGCGATGACGTGCTGGTGGCGGGCACCGGCGACAACGTGATCAACGCCGGCGACGGCAATGATGTGCTCACCGCCGGTGCTGGCAACAACGAACTGCACGGCGACGCCGGCAATGACTTGCTCTACAGCGGCGCGGGCAACGACCTGCTCGACGGCGGCACCGGCCTCGACACCGCGAGCTACCTCCACGCCACCGCCGGGGTCAAGGTCGACCTGAGCCTGCTCGGCGCGCAAAACACACTGGGCGCGGGCACCGACACCCTGACCGCGATTGAAAACCTCACCGGTTCCAACTTCGACGACACACTCACCGGCGACAACCACAACAACATCATCACCGGCGGCCTCGGCAACGATGTGCTCAACGGGGGCGGCGGCGACGACTTGCTCATCGGCGGGCTCGGCAACAACACCCTCACCGGTGGTGCCGGCGCGGACACCTTCCAGTGGCTCAAAGATAACAGCGGTCACGACGTGGTCACCGACTTCACCCCGGGCACCGACAAACTCGACCTGTCGCAACTGCTGCAAGGCGAGAACGGCACCGCAGCGTCACTGGATGACTACCTGCATTTCAAAGTCACCGGCAGCGGCGATTCACTGGTCACCAGCATCGACGTCAGCGGCATGGCCGGCGCCGCGCCGAACCAGACCATCGACCTGGCTGGTGTGGACCTGGCCAGCCATTACGGCGTGTCGCCGGGGGCGGGCGGGGTGATTGCCGGCGGGGCAGATACGGCGACCATCATCAACGGCATGTTGAATGATCACTCGTTGAAGGTGGATACCGTGTGACCTGAAACCTTAAACAACAAAACCCGCCATCCCTGCGTAAGGGATGGCGGGTTTTTTGTTGGGCGCAGTTTATGAAAGTGTCCGACCAGTGGTAGCAAAACCTGTGATTTCTGACAGTAGTCAGTCTTGCGTGGCTGCCTTTAAATCAAGACATCGAGATGGGTGAAGCATTCATGGCAATGCGATAACTGAACGTCAGGGCGATAAAGCTCAACATCAAGGAGTATTGAAATGTCCAAAAAAGAAAGCTTTCCTGTTAACGCCAGAAAAAGAAGAGCGCAGTATCTGGCCTATCGACAGACTTTACGTGTTATTGATATGGAGGCCCCCACACCTGGCACGGCCAACCCTTTTTTGGATGCTTTGGAAGTAGATGGGCCAAAGTTTCTTCCTTATAGTTTTTTTAATAAGCCGTTGGTGTTTATGCACCCGGTATTTGATGGGCAAGATAGCGGCAATCCACCGAATTTTATTAGTTCGATGCTGACGGTTGATGGTTCCCCGGATACAACATCCAAATTTGAAGAAACCACACCTCTTGATCCCCTTCCTCCTCGTCCCATGACCCTCAGCCTGGCGACTAAAGACACACCCGGTTTGCGTAAAATCAGTTTGGTCTTTGAGTTTCAGGGTAACCCTGCGAACGTAGAGGCATTCGAATACATGGTCGATACCGCTGCGCCCTTGCTCGACAAGTCAGTAGAACCACCGCAAACCGCGATAGATTACGGTTTGGATCCGGATGACTTTGCTGGAGACAAGACTGTTAAATTGAAGTATGCGCCTTGGTCGAATCAACGACTTGGGGATAAGATTGTTTGCTATATCGGTCGCGATAAAAACACTAAGCAGGAAATTGATTCTAAAACAATAACTGCGACTAACTTGAATCAACCGCTGGAATTCGATTTGACGGCTGCGCACGTCGCTAATTTCGATGGAAGGTATATTGTTTTTTGTGAGGCGATGAGTTACCCGGGCGTTCCGTCCTCGCCCTCTGCAGAAACAGTATTGTATGTGTTCAGAGATCTTAAGCCTGTTGTAGCGGAACCCCTGAACGTTCCCCAAATACCAGACCCGACGCTCGATGCGATTGGTGTTCAGGAGTTGATAGACGGATTGGGTGCAGGCCTCAAACTTCCGATTCCAAACTTTAATAGTTCATTAGATAAAATTATATATACCATCGATGGCGTAGATCAACCGGAGAAGCCTATACCCGCAAGTGAGTTCTTGCATGATCTTGATAATCACGCTCTTATTGAAAAAGGGCATTTCAGAAACGATCTGAAACTGGGCTACAGAATTAAACGGGGCATCTTTTTCTATCCGGCAACACCTATCGTCACCAATTATTTGCTGGATACCCGAAAACCATGTGCACCATTCGACCCTGATAATCCGAGGCCACCGGACACGTCCATGCTTCTCCCATGGATTAAGGGGCCGGTCTCCGATGATAATAATAAACTGACAGCAGCAGATAAACAAAATGGTGGGGTCGTCAAAGGGTTTTTACCTCATCATCGTCTTTTCAAGGTTGGAGATTCAGCTCAGTTTTACATCGGTGGTGTCGAGGTTCCGTCGCCGGGCGGACTCTATAAGATCGATGGAAATGAAGACCCGACAAAACCCATCGAGTTTTCAATGGACTGGGCCTTTCTTGCAACGGTGGGGGAAAGTCAAACCACGCAACTTCAGGTTGAAGTAACACATGACTTGAATAATAACGAAGCGATTTCAGCAGTGGATTATGCGGATGTCAGTACTCAGCCAATCGTCTTGGCTGCCGCCGGATTCAGACACATGCATGCCAACCCGGCAATAGGTTTGAACTGTAGTTCTTTGAGAAAACTGCCCAATGGTGAAGTAGTGTTGGTTATTCGGATTCCGGCGGATACACGGCTGGCTGATAACGAAGTTACAGTGAAGTACGAAGGGTACTCTGGAAGCACGCCTGTAGATCCTATTCCCGGGTCTGAGTGGGAGGATACTCCATATGCTCCTAGTCCAGAAGAAGCGGCTGCCGGGTATGATAGGTATATGCCTTATGATTATATGCTGCAGACACTCAATGGTTATGGTCGAGTGAGCTATGAGGTCACTATCAATAAGGAATATGTTGCGAAAGATGGCGATGTTGTTCGGGTCAGTGCATTTAACGGCTCGGATACATGCGATGTGACAACGCCTGATCCTGTATAGGTCGAGTGCCAACAGGCCGAAGAATGTGTTCTGAGTCCAACTGTATATCCGGTGTCGAGGCGCCGGATATACAGAGTTGTTGATTTTAGTTTTTTCCGTCGGTTTTTTCTCACGC
This DNA window, taken from Pseudomonas fluorescens NCIMB 11764, encodes the following:
- a CDS encoding retention module-containing protein — translated: MATLIGIVTKVIGQVFAQASDGTRRALIEGDRLYAGDQLVTGAEGAVAVHLQNGQELTLGRGSSLQMNSQLLAHQVPHVETAEAATPTQAQLSDVERVQKAIAAGDDPTQTAEATAAGPGEQGAPGGAAGGGHSFVLLEEVAGRVDPTVGFPTAGFNGIPEFPLERLAGDPDNGGNAAAAPIGADAPDVPNDPETPDHPVTLNGLDVAGGELTVYEKNLTYGTDPDNPALTQTGTFTVNAPDGLQTLTVGGIAIVTAGVAAGFPQSAETNTGALFTVTGYNPATGVVSYSYTLNYDSDHPNAGGANSISENFDVVATDTDGSTATGQINVNIVDDTPDANPDATSVTEGGVVSGNVLWNDVAGADGPLLGGGVVGVRAGSDTSTPVNGGLNTQINGTYGYLTLDAQGNAEYHSYPNSVNGPGATDVFTYTLRDNDGDESTTTLTIDVNNSCINNPVTLNGLDVAGGELTVYEKNLTYGTDPDAPTLTQTGTFTVNAPDGLQTLTVGGIAIVTAGVAAGFPQSAETNTGALFTVTGYNPATGVVSYSYTLNYDSDHPNAGGANSISEHFDVVATDTDGSTATGQINVNIVDDTPDANPDATSVTEGGVVSGNVLWNDVAGADGPLLGGGVVGVRAGSDTSTPVNGGLNTQINGTYGYLTLDAQGNAEYHSYPNSVNGPGATDVFTYTLRDNDGDESTTTLTIDVNNSCINNPVTLNGLDVAGGELTVYEKNLTYGTDPDNPALTQTGTFTVNAPDGLQTLTVGGIAIVTAGVAAGFPQSAETNTGALFTITGYNPATGVVSYSYTLNYDSDHPNAGGANSISEHFDVVATDTDGSTATGQINVNIVDDTPDANPDATSVTEGGVVSGNVLWNDVAGADGPLLGGGVVGVRAGSDTSTPVNGGLNTQINGTYGYLTLDAQGNAEYHSYPNSVNGPGATDVFTYTLRDNDGDESTTTLTIDVNNSCINNPVTLNGLDVAGGELTVYEKNLTYGTDPDAPALTQTGTFTVNAPDGLQTLTVGGIAIVTAGVAAGFPQSAETNTGALFTVTGYNPATGVVTYSYTLNYDSDHPNAGGANSISEHFDVVAKDVNGSTATGQLDVNIVDDTPNANPDATSVTEGGVVSGNVLWNDVAGADGPLLGGGVVGVRAGSDTSTPVNGGLNTQINGTYGYLTLDAQGNAEYHSYPNSVNGPGATDVFTYTLRDNDGDESTTTLTIDVNNSCIKASSDNDVTVITNVLSGSVAVPGEALLANETDSKGDSLTASPTTFNTGWIAKGADFTGSHQNYSFTGGNAQSVSIARSAFVANTAAMTAVLVVSGALGEVKHNTLNDEDRITVTLKQGETLNLDHNLAAGHVAMEYSVNGGAFIAIGDGQTITAATDGTYQIHITNIDNDGPGHSGKGAENYQLTLTVDYSGAHNTTPDYHGTYTVNDHHGGSDSAGVTITYQDGHTLAGTAGDDVLVAGTGDNVINAGDGNDVLTAGAGNNELHGDAGNDLLYSGAGNDLLDGGTGLDTASYLHATAGVKVDLSLLGAQNTLGAGTDTLTAIENLTGSNFDDTLTGDNHNNIITGGLGNDVLNGGGGDDLLIGGLGNNTLTGGAGADTFQWLKDNSGHDVVTDFTPGTDKLDLSQLLQGENGTAASLDDYLHFKVTGSGDSLVTSIDVSGMAGAAPNQTIDLAGVDLASHYGVSPGAGGVIAGGADTATIINGMLNDHSLKVDTV